A stretch of Clostridium sp. BJN0001 DNA encodes these proteins:
- the ndk gene encoding nucleoside-diphosphate kinase, with protein MLERSVVLIKPDGVERNIIGNIISCYEGNDLAIKELKMMKASRSLAEKHYSQHKGKDFYEELITFITRSPLVAMILEGEDAVSRIRKLHGATSPTDALQGTIRHRYARSKTENCVHASDTLESADSEMKLWFSEIPDLEKYLNIRK; from the coding sequence ATGTTAGAAAGAAGTGTAGTTTTAATTAAACCAGATGGAGTTGAGAGAAACATAATAGGAAATATTATAAGCTGTTATGAAGGAAATGATCTTGCAATAAAAGAGCTAAAGATGATGAAAGCATCTAGAAGTCTTGCTGAAAAGCATTATTCACAACATAAAGGAAAGGATTTTTATGAAGAACTTATAACATTCATAACAAGAAGTCCTCTTGTTGCGATGATATTAGAAGGAGAAGATGCAGTTTCAAGAATAAGAAAGCTTCATGGAGCTACAAGTCCTACTGATGCACTGCAGGGTACAATAAGACATAGATATGCAAGAAGCAAGACAGAAAATTGTGTTCATGCGTCAGATACTTTAGAAAGTGCAGATAGCGAAATGAAATTATGGTTTTCAGAAATTCCTGATTTAGAAAAATATCTTAATATAAGAAAATAA
- a CDS encoding XRE family transcriptional regulator: MNIGEKIKKLRREKQLTQEELANRCELSKGFISQIENNLTSPSITTLIDILEILGTNLTEFFSEHYEEKVTFAENDMFIKENMNLKYSIKWLIPNAQKNEMEPILIEIEPGGHYEEEQPHNGEEFGYVLHGTINLHLGKKIYKVKKGESFYYKVKVNHYISNSGKRSAKVLWISTPPSF; encoded by the coding sequence ATGAACATTGGAGAAAAAATAAAAAAATTACGAAGAGAAAAACAGCTTACGCAAGAAGAACTAGCTAATAGATGTGAATTATCAAAGGGTTTTATTTCTCAAATAGAAAATAATCTCACATCTCCATCTATTACAACATTAATTGATATTTTGGAAATTCTTGGAACTAATCTTACAGAATTTTTTAGTGAACATTATGAAGAAAAAGTAACTTTCGCAGAAAATGACATGTTTATAAAAGAAAACATGAATTTAAAATATTCGATTAAATGGCTTATACCAAATGCTCAAAAAAATGAAATGGAACCAATACTTATAGAGATTGAACCAGGTGGGCATTATGAAGAAGAACAGCCACATAATGGTGAAGAATTTGGATATGTCCTTCATGGAACAATAAATCTTCATCTTGGTAAAAAAATATATAAAGTAAAAAAAGGAGAAAGCTTTTATTATAAAGTTAAAGTAAATCATTATATCTCAAACTCTGGTAAAAGATCAGCTAAAGTCTTATGGATATCTACTCCTCCTTCATTTTAA